Genomic window (Bosea vaviloviae):
GTCCAGACGCAGCTGCCCTCCTTCGCCGACATCGTCGAGAAGGTGAAGCCCGCCGTCGTCTCCGTCCGCGTCAAGACCCAGACCGTCGCCGCCACCGATGAGGACGGCCAGGGCAGCCTGGACGATCTGCCGCCCGGGCTGCGGCGCTTCTTCCGCCAGGACGGCCAGGATGGTCCGCGTCAGGACGGCCCGCGCCAGGGCCGGCCGCAGCCGCGCCAGGGCATGGCGCAGGGCTCCGGCTTCTTCGTCAGCCAGGACGGCTATGTCGTGACCAACAACCACGTCGTCGAGAACGCGGTCGAGGTCCAGCTCGTCACCGATGACGGCAAGACGCTCGAGGCCAAGGTCGTCGGCACCGATCCGCGCACCGATCTCGCGCTGCTGAAGGTCAAGGACGGCGGCAATTTCCAGTACGTCCAGCTCGCCTCGGCCAAGCCGCGCATCGGCGACTGGGTGCTGGCTGTCGGCAACCCCTTCGGGCTCGGCGGCACCGTGACCGCCGGCATCGTCTCGGCGCAGGGACGCGATATCGGCTCGGGCCCCTATGACGATTACCTGCAGATCGACGCGCCGGTGAACCGCGGCAATTCGGGTGGGCCGACCTTCAACCAGCAGGGCCAGGTCATCGGCGTCAACACCGCGATCTTCTCACCCTCGGGCGGCAGCGTCGGCATCGCCTTCGCCATTCCCTCCGCGACCGTCGAGCAGGTCGTCGATGCGCTGAAGAAGGACGGCTCGGTCGCGCGCGGCTTCATCGGCGTGCAGATTCAGCCGGTGACGAGCGAAGTCGCCGACGCGATCGGCCTCAAGGAGGCGCGTGGCGCCCTGGTCGCGAGCGCCGAGCAGAACGGCCCGGCCGCCAAGGCCGGCGTCAGGCGCGGAGACACCATCGTCGCCGTCAATGGCGAGCAGGTGAAGGATGCGCGCGACCTTTCGCGCCGGATCGCCAAGTTCGCGCCGGGCACCAAGACCAGTCTCACGGTCTGGCGTGACGGCAAGGAGCGCCAGCTCAGCTTCGAGGTTGGCCGCCAGCCGGCGGCCTAAACAGGGGCAGGCTCGAGTCTCACGGTTCCTGTCGCCCCCACCGGGAGACCAGCCTTCACCGCGGCAGGCCGGATGCGTATCGTCCGGCCTGCCGTTTTTGCGTTTTGTAGGATAGGCTTATCCCATGCGACTCTTGATCGTTGAAGATGATGCCGAGGCAGCGGCCTATCTGACCAAGGCCTTCCGCGAGGCCGGCCATGTCGCCGACCATGCCGCTGACGGGCTCGAAGGCTACGCCATGGCGGAAGGCGGCGGCTATGACGTGCTGGTGGTCGACCGCATGCTGCCGCGCCTCGACGGGCTGTCACTGATCCGCTCGCTGCGCGAGCAGAACGACGTGACCCCGGCGCTGATCCTCTCGGCGCTGGCGCAGGTCGATGACCGCGTGAAGGGCCTGCGCGCCGGCGGCGACGACTATCTGCCGAAACCCTATGCCTTTTCCGAACTGCTCGCGCGGGTCGAGGTGCTGTCGCGCCGCCGCGCCGCGCCGGCTTCCGAGCCCACGACCTATCGCGTCGGCGATCTCGCGCTCGACCGGCTCGCCCACCGCGTCGCGCGCGGCGAAGAGGAGATTCCGCTGCAGCCGCGCGAGTTCCGCCTGCTCGAATATCTGATGAAGCATGCCGGGCAGGTGGTGACGCGCACCATGCTGCTGGAGAATGTCTGGGACTATCATTTCGACCCCCAGACCAATGTCATCGACGTGCATGTCAGCCGCCTGCGCGCCAAGGTCGACAAGGGCTTCGAACACCCGATGATCCACACCATTCGCGGCGCGGGATACATGGTCCGTGACACGGCGCGCTGATCCTGCGGGGCAGGGCGCGGCTACGCAGAGCGTCCCGCGCAAGACGACCACGCATCTGTTGCCAAACCTGTTCCGCACCACCGCCTTCAAGCTTACGGCGGTCTATCTCGTCATCTTCGCGCTCTTCGCCGGCTTCGTGCTGGGCTATGTCGCCTGGAATGCCAGGCGCCTGCTCGACGACCAGATCCGCTCGACCATTGATGCCGAGATCCAGGGGCTTGCCGAGCAGCAGCGCCAGGGCGGCATCAGGCGGCTCGTCAACATCATCGAGCGGCGCTCGCGCGGGCCCGGCGCCTCGCTCTATCTCGTCACCACACCGGTGGGCGATCGTCTCGCCGGCAATGTCGAGGCCGTGCCGCCCGGCGCGCTCGACCGGCCGGGCGAGAGCGAGATCGAATATGCGCGCTCCGCCGATGCGGTCGACACGCCGAGCCGCGCGATCGTGCGCGTCTTCGTGCTGCCTGCGGGTTTCAGGCTGCTGGTCGGGCGCGATGTCGAGGAGCGCGAGCGTCTCGGCGTGGTGATCAGGCGCGCGGCTGGCTGGTCGCTGCTGCTGGTCTTCGTGCTCGGCTGCTTCGCGAGCTGGTTCGTGGCGCGCCGCGTGCTGAAGCGCGTCGACGGCATGACCGATACGGCCCAGTCGATCATGGCCGGCGACCTGAAGGGCCGGTTGTCGATCTCGGGCACGGGCGACGAGCTCGATCGTCTCGCGCTGAACCTCAATGCCATGCTCGACCGCATCGGCGAATTGATGGCCGGCATGCAGCAGGTCTCCGACAACATCGCCCATGACCTGAAGACGCCCTTGACCCGGCTGCGCAACCGCGCCGAGGAGGCACTGCGCACGGCGAAATCGCCCGACGCGCTGCGCGCCGCGCTCGACGGCTCGATCGACGAGGCCGACAACCTGATCCGCGTTTTCAATGCGCTCTTGATGATCGCGCGGCTCGAGACCGGCCGCATCCAGGACAGCATGGATGCGCTCGACCTCTCCGAGATCGTCTCCGGCATGGCGGAGCTCTACGAGCCGCTGGCCGAGGAGGCAGGCCTCTCGCTGGTCACTGAGGTTGCGCCGGAATTGCATGTCTCGGGCAATCGCGAATTGCTTGGCCAGGCGCTCGCCAACCTGATCGATAACGCCCTGAAATACGGCCAGCCGGTCGAGGCGGGCGCGGCGACGGTCGTCGTCTCGGCGGCTCCTGTCGGCTCCGAGATCGAGCTTGTCGTCGCCGATCATGGCCCGGGCGTCCCGGAGGCCGATCGCGGCCGCGTGCTGGAGCGCTTCGTCAGGCTCGACCAGAGCCGCAGCAAGCCGGGCTTCGGGCTCGGCCTCTCGCTGGCGGCCGGCGTCGTCAGGCTGCATGGCGGCCAGCTCAGGCTGGAGGACAATGCGCCGGGCCTGCGCGTGGTGATCTCCCTGCCGCAAGTGCAGCCGAAGCCTGTGGACATGCCCGAGGGCGGCGCGCTCCCGGCCTCGACAGCGCAGCCGAACCCTGCTGGCTTGCAGTCGGCTTGACTGGCGGGACTGAGACGATGGACGGGCGGCTTTGCGATCGATTGAAGGCCGCGCCCGTGCTGCCGGCCAAAGCCCGCCGCGAGGTGCTCCTGGTGCGCGAGCTGATCGAGCGCCTGCGCGACGATCAAGCCGCCGAGGCTCTGACGCAGCACTTCGCCGCCAACCCGGCATCAGTCGATCTCGTCGCCGGCATCCTGGCGCATTCGCCCTTCCTGACGCAGATCATGCGGCTTGATCCCGCGGGCCTCGTCTCGGCGCTGACGACAGCGCCGGAAGCGCGCCGCGATGCCTTGCTGGCCGAGATCGCGGCGACCGCCGCGTCGGGCGTCGAGACGGCCGAACTCATGCGCGCCCTGCGCCGTTTCCGGCAGGCGATGGCGCTCTTGATCGCGCTCGCCGATATCGGCGGCGTCTGGGATGTCGAGGCGGTCACGGCAGCGCTGACGGCGATGGCCGATGCCGCCGTGCGTCTCGCGACCGAGCATGTCCTGCGGCAGGCGGCCGATCTTGGCCGCATCCGCTTGAGCGATCCGGCCGATCCCGGCGTGGGCTGCAGCCTCGTCGTGCTCGCGCTCGGCAAGCATGGCGCGGGCGAGCTGAACTACTCCTCCGACATCGATATCGTCGTCTTCTTCGATCCTGAAACCGCCGAGGCTGCGGGCGTCGCCGAGCCGTCGAGCTTCTTCGTCAAGCTGACGCAAGCCATCGCCCGCATCATCCAGGAGCGCACGCCCGACGGCTATGTCTTCCGCGTCGATCTGCGCCTGCGGCCGGACCCGGCCTCGACCCATGTCGCGGTCGCGCTGCCATCAGCCTATTCCTATTACGAGACCGTCGGCCAGAACTGGGAACGCGCCGCCATGATCAAGGCGCGGCCGGTCGCGGGCGACCTCGCACTGGGCAAGCGCTTCCTCGCCGATCTCGCGCCCTTCATCTGGCGCAAATATTTCGACTTCGCCGCGATCGCCGACATCCATGCGATGAAGCGCCAGATCCAGACGGTGAAGGGCCATGAGACGATCGCGGTCGAAGGCCATAATGTGAAGCTCGGGCGCGGCGGCATCCGCGAGATCGAGTTCTTCGTGCAGACGCAGCAGCTTGTCTTCGGCGGTCGGCGCCCGGCCCTGCGCGGCCCGCGCACGCTGGAGATGCTCGGCGAACTGACGCATGAGGGCTGGATCACGCCCAAGGCGCGCGACGAGCTGGCCGAATCCTATCGCTATCTGCGCGTGATCGAGCATCGCCTGCAGATGCGCCATGACGAGCAGACGCAGACCCTGCCCAAGGCGAAGGGCGATCTCGAAGCCTTCGCGCGCTTCTGCGGCTATCCCTCGACTGCGGCCTTCGGCAAGGCGCTGACGGCTCATGCCAGGCGCGTCGAGGGGCACTACGCCTTGCTCTTCGAGGAGGGGCCGAGCCTGGCCAGCGAAGCGGGCACGCTGAGCTTCACCGGCACCGAGCTCGACCCGGACACATTGGCGACCTTGCGCAAGCTGGGCTTCCGCGATCCGGGCACCGCTGCCGAGACGGTGCGCGGCTGGCATTTCGGCCGCCGCGCCGCCGTCACCAGCGCTCGCGCCCGCGAGGTTCTGACGGAGCTCACGCCGGCGCTGCTGGTGGCGCTCGGCCGCACCGTCGATCCCGATGGCGCGCTCGCCCATCTCGACAACGCCTTCGTGCGCATGCCGGCGGCAGTTGAATTGCTGACGCTACTGCGCTCGCATGCCTCGCTGCTGACGATCTTCGCCGACATCCTCGGCAGCGCGCCGAGGCTCGCCAAGGTCGCCGCGCTCTATCCCCATGTCCTCGACGGCATCATCGACCCGGCCTTCACCTCGGCCAATCTTGACACCGATGCCTTGACCGGTCGCATCAGGGCCGTCGTCGGCAATCCGCCGCCCAGCGTCGAGGACGGGCTCGACCGTCTGCGCGATGCGGCGCGGCAGGAGAATTTCCTGGTCGGCGCGCGCCTGATTTCGGGCGTCTACCGGGCCCAGCAGGCGGGCCAGGCTTATTGCGCCGTGGCCGAAGGCTGCCTGCGCGTCGCCTTCGACGATACGCGCGCCGCCTTCGCCGCCGACCATGGCCTCATTGCGGGCGCGGAGACGGTGGTGCTGGGGCTGGGCCGGCTCGGCGCGGGCGAGCTGACGCCGTCCTCCGATCTCGACCTGATCCTGCTCTATGACCGGCCGGAAGACGCCGGCCCGAGCGACGGCGCCAAAAGCCTCGACCCCGTCACCTGGCATGTCCGCTTCACCCAGCGGCTGGTTGCGGCGCTGACGGTGCCGACGCGGCGCGGTGGGCTCTACCAGGTCGATATGCGCCTGCGGCCGACCGGCAACAAAAGCCCGGCGGCGACCCAGTTCTCCGGTTTCGAGGCCTATCACACGGGCGAGGCCGAGATCTGGGAGGAGATGGCGCTGACGCGCGCTCGCGTTGTCGCCGGCGATGCCGGGCTGGCGCAGCGGGCTCAGGCTGCGATGACCCTGATCCTGCGGCGCGAGCGCAAGCCGGCGAAGGTTGCCGCCGCGGTGCTGGAGATGCGCGCCCTGATCGCCAAGGAGAAGGGCGAGACCGATCCCTGGGATCTGAAGCTCGTGACGGGTGGCCTGACCGATCTGGATTTCCTGGCGCAGTTCCTGGTGCTGGCCCATGCCGCGCGCCACCCTGGCCTGGTCGCGCCCGATACCGCCTCGGTTTTTGCCGCGGCGCGGGAGGTTGGATTGCTGTCGGCGGCCGATGCGGCGTTCCTCATCGAAGCGCACAGGCTGATCGGCGATGTTCAGCTCTGGCAGCGTTTCACCGTCGACGAGACGTTCGATCCCGCCGCCGTGCCGCCGCGCGTGCTCAAGCGGATTGCGACGGCTGTGGGCCGGCCGGACGCCAAGGTGCTGCGGGCGGAGCTGGACGAGATGCGCGCCGGTGTCCGCGCCCTGTTCCAGAAGCTGCTCGGCGCGGCCCGCGCCGGGTGAAGGGCGCAATGACTTGTCACGGACGCACCGCCGTCATTCCGGGGCAGGCTGCAGGATCGAGATCGGGACCCCTTCGTCATGGTCGGGCTTGCCCCGACCATCCACGTCTTCGTGCGTCGAGGCCTGTGTTCAAGACGTGGATGCTCGCCACAAGGGCGAGCATGACGAACCGGAGCAGCCTCGTGATCATGGGTTCCGGGCTCGCCTCTGTGGGCTGCCCCGGAATGACGGCGTGGTTCCTTAGGCCGCCTGGGCGGTGATGCGCCCGGTGCCGCCATCCAGCGGCAGATGCACCATCACGATGGTGCCGGCGCCGATCGATGAGCGCAGGCGCAGCGAGCCGCCATGCAGTTCTGCCAGCGAGCGGGCGATGGCGAGACCGAGCCCTGAGCCCTGATAGCTGCGGGTGAGGTCGCCCTCGACCTGCTCGAAGGGGCGCCCGATACGGTCGATCTTCTCCTTGGGAATGCCGATGCCGGTGTCCTCGATATAGATGTTGAGCGCACCCGGTACCTGGCGCAGCCGCACCGCGACCTGCCCGCCTTCGGGCGTGAACTTGACCGCGTTGTCGATGAGATTGCCGAGGATCTGGTAGAGGGCGTGCGGATCGGCCTCCAGGCGCAGGTCGCGCGGCCCCTCGATGCGCAGCGCAAGGTGCTTGCGGTCGATTTCGCTGCGCGCCTTGAGGACGGCTTCGTCGATGACCAGGCCCACCGCGACGTCGGATTTCTCGAGCCGCATCCGGCCGGCCTCGATGCGGGCCATGTCGAGGACGTCGTTGATGACGCCGAGCAGATAGCCGCCGCTGGAGCGGATATCGCGGACATAGTCGAGATAGCGGTCGCAGCCGAGGCTGCCGAACAGGCCGTTTTCCATGATCTCGGAGAAGCCGATGATGGCGTTGAGCGGCGTGCGCAGTTCATGGCTCATATTGGCCAGGAATTCCGACTTGGCCCGGTTGGCGCTCTCGGCCGCAGCCTTCTGCTCCAGATAGCGCTCGGCCATGTCGGCGAGCTGCTGCGCCTGCGCTTCCAGCTTCTGGCGCGAGGCCTTGAGGTCGGTGACATGCATCAGGAGCTGGTGCTCCGATTGGGTCAGGCGCTCCTCCTGCTGCTTCAGCTTGGTGATGTCGGTGCCGACCGAGACCGAGCCGCCATCCTTGGTGCGGCGGCCGTTGATCTGCAGCCAGCGGCCGTCAGACAGGCGCGCCTCATAGGACGAGGCGCCGACCGTGCCGCGCATGGTGCGCACCGGCTCGCGGTCGATATTGGGCTGGGCGCTCAGCGCCATCAATTGATCATGGCCGATGCCGACCTGGAGCAGTTCCGAGGGGAGCTGGTGGAGCTGCTGGTACTTCGCGTTGCACAGGACGAGGCGGTTATCGGCATCCCAGAGCACGAAGGCCTCGGAGATCGCCTCGACGGCGTCGCGCAGGCGGGCGTCGGCGGTCGCCGTGCGCTCGGCCATGTTGCGCTGCTCGGAGATGTCGACGGCGATGCCGACGAGATGCTGCGAATGGGTCCGGCGGTCGATCACGAGTTCGGCCCGGGCCTTGAGCCAGACCCATTCGCCGGAGGCGCCGCGCACGCGGAACTCCTGGTCGAGATGCTCGGCTTCGCCGCGGCTGATCGCATCGGCGAGCGCGTAGAGATCGACATCGTCGGGATGGATGAAGGCGCTGACCTCGCCGAAGGACATGTAGTCGCCGGAGCGGTCATAGCCGAGCATGGCGTACATCGAATCCGACCAGTAGATCCGGCCACGCGCCAGATCCCAGTCCCACAGGCCGCAATGGCCGCGGTTCAGGGCGGAGTCGATGCGCTGGCGCACGCGGTCGCAATCCTCGTCGGCCGCCGAGGCTCGCCGCGATTGCAGGATGAAGGCGAGGGTGAGGGCGACGAGCACGAGCGCGGCTGAGCCGATCAGCGCCAGGAGCGCGCTGCGGCGCTGCTGCCAGGTCGCGAGCGCCCGGGACACGGGCTGCATCACCGCGACCTGGCCGAGCGGGGCCGGAAGATTGCGGACGGTCGCGAACACCTCGGTCGCGCCCGGCAGGGTGATGCGCATCACGCCGGCGCGGTCGCCGAACACGGTCAGCGGCTGGGTCTGGCCGAGGAGGTCGACCAGCGTGCGCTGGGTCTGGCCGATGACGGGCTCGCTGGCGATGACCTGCCCGTCGGCTGCGCTGACATGGACGATGCGGCCATGGGGGGCGAGGTGCTTGGAGGCCAGCGTTGCAAGAAGAGACGCAGGCGAGGCGCCGGTCTGGACGGCGATCTCAAGTTCTCGCACGATCAGCGCCGAGACGAGGTCGATGTCGCCTGCAGCATCGACCAGGGCGTCATCTCGCATGGCCGAGGTTTGAACCAGGGCCCCGGCGCCCAGGATGAGCATGAACACGGCGACGAGCGCCGGCAAGACTTTGCGGAAGATCGGTTCGAGGCTCTCGAAACGCCGATAAAGCGGGTGCGTCAGCGATCTGGCGACCCCCAGAATCGTGTCTGCGCGCATAGATGCGCAGCTCGCGTTGGCACGCGTCATGCCCGTCCCCCTTCGGATATTCGGTACCGTCAGTAAGATCGGGAGACGTGCCGCATCCCCTCGAATCACTTTGAGTTGAATCCGCGCGGGCCGGTTTGTCTAGCCTTGAGTTGAATCGGAGTGCAAGAATTCGCCTCCAGGTTGTAGCGATCGAATCAATGAATCCTGTACGGGTAATGAAACGTTAACGTTTCGGGCAAGCGGCCCCTCAGTGCCCGTC
Coding sequences:
- a CDS encoding sensor histidine kinase gives rise to the protein MPNLFRTTAFKLTAVYLVIFALFAGFVLGYVAWNARRLLDDQIRSTIDAEIQGLAEQQRQGGIRRLVNIIERRSRGPGASLYLVTTPVGDRLAGNVEAVPPGALDRPGESEIEYARSADAVDTPSRAIVRVFVLPAGFRLLVGRDVEERERLGVVIRRAAGWSLLLVFVLGCFASWFVARRVLKRVDGMTDTAQSIMAGDLKGRLSISGTGDELDRLALNLNAMLDRIGELMAGMQQVSDNIAHDLKTPLTRLRNRAEEALRTAKSPDALRAALDGSIDEADNLIRVFNALLMIARLETGRIQDSMDALDLSEIVSGMAELYEPLAEEAGLSLVTEVAPELHVSGNRELLGQALANLIDNALKYGQPVEAGAATVVVSAAPVGSEIELVVADHGPGVPEADRGRVLERFVRLDQSRSKPGFGLGLSLAAGVVRLHGGQLRLEDNAPGLRVVISLPQVQPKPVDMPEGGALPASTAQPNPAGLQSA
- a CDS encoding response regulator transcription factor, whose translation is MRLLIVEDDAEAAAYLTKAFREAGHVADHAADGLEGYAMAEGGGYDVLVVDRMLPRLDGLSLIRSLREQNDVTPALILSALAQVDDRVKGLRAGGDDYLPKPYAFSELLARVEVLSRRRAAPASEPTTYRVGDLALDRLAHRVARGEEEIPLQPREFRLLEYLMKHAGQVVTRTMLLENVWDYHFDPQTNVIDVHVSRLRAKVDKGFEHPMIHTIRGAGYMVRDTAR
- a CDS encoding bifunctional [glutamine synthetase] adenylyltransferase/[glutamine synthetase]-adenylyl-L-tyrosine phosphorylase, whose product is MDGRLCDRLKAAPVLPAKARREVLLVRELIERLRDDQAAEALTQHFAANPASVDLVAGILAHSPFLTQIMRLDPAGLVSALTTAPEARRDALLAEIAATAASGVETAELMRALRRFRQAMALLIALADIGGVWDVEAVTAALTAMADAAVRLATEHVLRQAADLGRIRLSDPADPGVGCSLVVLALGKHGAGELNYSSDIDIVVFFDPETAEAAGVAEPSSFFVKLTQAIARIIQERTPDGYVFRVDLRLRPDPASTHVAVALPSAYSYYETVGQNWERAAMIKARPVAGDLALGKRFLADLAPFIWRKYFDFAAIADIHAMKRQIQTVKGHETIAVEGHNVKLGRGGIREIEFFVQTQQLVFGGRRPALRGPRTLEMLGELTHEGWITPKARDELAESYRYLRVIEHRLQMRHDEQTQTLPKAKGDLEAFARFCGYPSTAAFGKALTAHARRVEGHYALLFEEGPSLASEAGTLSFTGTELDPDTLATLRKLGFRDPGTAAETVRGWHFGRRAAVTSARAREVLTELTPALLVALGRTVDPDGALAHLDNAFVRMPAAVELLTLLRSHASLLTIFADILGSAPRLAKVAALYPHVLDGIIDPAFTSANLDTDALTGRIRAVVGNPPPSVEDGLDRLRDAARQENFLVGARLISGVYRAQQAGQAYCAVAEGCLRVAFDDTRAAFAADHGLIAGAETVVLGLGRLGAGELTPSSDLDLILLYDRPEDAGPSDGAKSLDPVTWHVRFTQRLVAALTVPTRRGGLYQVDMRLRPTGNKSPAATQFSGFEAYHTGEAEIWEEMALTRARVVAGDAGLAQRAQAAMTLILRRERKPAKVAAAVLEMRALIAKEKGETDPWDLKLVTGGLTDLDFLAQFLVLAHAARHPGLVAPDTASVFAAAREVGLLSAADAAFLIEAHRLIGDVQLWQRFTVDETFDPAAVPPRVLKRIATAVGRPDAKVLRAELDEMRAGVRALFQKLLGAARAG
- a CDS encoding PAS domain-containing sensor histidine kinase, encoding MRADTILGVARSLTHPLYRRFESLEPIFRKVLPALVAVFMLILGAGALVQTSAMRDDALVDAAGDIDLVSALIVRELEIAVQTGASPASLLATLASKHLAPHGRIVHVSAADGQVIASEPVIGQTQRTLVDLLGQTQPLTVFGDRAGVMRITLPGATEVFATVRNLPAPLGQVAVMQPVSRALATWQQRRSALLALIGSAALVLVALTLAFILQSRRASAADEDCDRVRQRIDSALNRGHCGLWDWDLARGRIYWSDSMYAMLGYDRSGDYMSFGEVSAFIHPDDVDLYALADAISRGEAEHLDQEFRVRGASGEWVWLKARAELVIDRRTHSQHLVGIAVDISEQRNMAERTATADARLRDAVEAISEAFVLWDADNRLVLCNAKYQQLHQLPSELLQVGIGHDQLMALSAQPNIDREPVRTMRGTVGASSYEARLSDGRWLQINGRRTKDGGSVSVGTDITKLKQQEERLTQSEHQLLMHVTDLKASRQKLEAQAQQLADMAERYLEQKAAAESANRAKSEFLANMSHELRTPLNAIIGFSEIMENGLFGSLGCDRYLDYVRDIRSSGGYLLGVINDVLDMARIEAGRMRLEKSDVAVGLVIDEAVLKARSEIDRKHLALRIEGPRDLRLEADPHALYQILGNLIDNAVKFTPEGGQVAVRLRQVPGALNIYIEDTGIGIPKEKIDRIGRPFEQVEGDLTRSYQGSGLGLAIARSLAELHGGSLRLRSSIGAGTIVMVHLPLDGGTGRITAQAA
- a CDS encoding trypsin-like peptidase domain-containing protein gives rise to the protein MTTTTSRSILKRGVLIAGAATLGIGLAAGIADGALKLDHRAFAQPIQLSGVQTQLPSFADIVEKVKPAVVSVRVKTQTVAATDEDGQGSLDDLPPGLRRFFRQDGQDGPRQDGPRQGRPQPRQGMAQGSGFFVSQDGYVVTNNHVVENAVEVQLVTDDGKTLEAKVVGTDPRTDLALLKVKDGGNFQYVQLASAKPRIGDWVLAVGNPFGLGGTVTAGIVSAQGRDIGSGPYDDYLQIDAPVNRGNSGGPTFNQQGQVIGVNTAIFSPSGGSVGIAFAIPSATVEQVVDALKKDGSVARGFIGVQIQPVTSEVADAIGLKEARGALVASAEQNGPAAKAGVRRGDTIVAVNGEQVKDARDLSRRIAKFAPGTKTSLTVWRDGKERQLSFEVGRQPAA